One stretch of Bacteroidota bacterium DNA includes these proteins:
- the lpxD gene encoding UDP-3-O-(3-hydroxymyristoyl)glucosamine N-acyltransferase, giving the protein MITVNEIAKLLDGEVVGDGTIRISGVAKVEEARSGMLAFIAHPKYEKFAEMTTASCILVNRSFDPAKFSKVPPSLIKLDDPYSSFVIAIEKFAPAKIDVPNGIHSTVVIHPSASVGKNCSIGPYVVIGENSVIGNSVTIHPHVVIGRDVKIGDNCLFYPHVTIREECIIGNRVIIQPGAVIGGDGFGFAPKRDKTYQKIPQLGIVVLEDDVEVQANTCIDRATLGETRIKRGTKLDNLVQIAHNVIVGEDTVIAGSSGVAGSTKIGNRNMIGGAVAITGHVFTADDVKVAGGSIATRALDEPGETYSGYPAKEASKWRKIEAASRSLPEILVEIRELKQKINSLENEMAKRNT; this is encoded by the coding sequence ATGATAACAGTCAACGAAATAGCAAAACTCCTGGATGGCGAAGTTGTTGGTGATGGAACAATACGGATATCCGGTGTTGCAAAGGTGGAAGAAGCCCGATCCGGAATGCTGGCATTCATCGCTCATCCAAAGTACGAGAAGTTTGCAGAAATGACTACTGCATCATGTATTCTTGTCAACCGCAGTTTTGATCCTGCCAAGTTTTCAAAAGTACCACCCTCATTGATTAAACTGGATGATCCGTATTCATCATTTGTTATCGCGATCGAAAAATTTGCTCCCGCAAAAATCGATGTACCCAACGGCATTCATTCCACAGTAGTTATTCATCCTTCTGCATCGGTGGGAAAGAATTGTTCCATTGGCCCGTATGTCGTGATCGGTGAGAATAGTGTCATCGGAAACAGTGTGACAATTCATCCGCATGTTGTTATCGGTAGAGATGTAAAGATTGGTGACAACTGTTTATTCTATCCTCATGTTACTATCCGCGAAGAATGCATCATTGGGAATCGAGTCATCATTCAACCTGGAGCAGTGATTGGAGGCGATGGATTTGGTTTTGCACCGAAAAGAGATAAGACGTATCAAAAGATTCCTCAGCTGGGAATTGTTGTGCTGGAAGATGATGTGGAGGTCCAGGCAAATACGTGTATCGATCGCGCAACGCTTGGTGAGACTCGCATTAAACGAGGAACAAAGCTGGATAATTTGGTTCAAATAGCTCACAATGTTATTGTCGGAGAAGATACGGTGATTGCCGGTTCTTCAGGCGTTGCAGGGAGTACAAAAATCGGAAATAGAAATATGATCGGCGGCGCTGTAGCAATTACGGGACATGTGTTCACAGCAGATGATGTAAAGGTCGCCGGCGGATCAATAGCAACTCGCGCGTTAGATGAACCGGGTGAAACATATTCCGGTTATCCGGCAAAGGAAGCGTCAAAATGGAGAAAGATTGAAGCAGCATCTCGTTCGCTACCGGAAATTCTTGTAGAAATTCGGGAATTGAAACAAAAAATCAATTCCTTGGAAAATGAAATGGCAAAACGTAATACGTAA
- the purE gene encoding 5-(carboxyamino)imidazole ribonucleotide mutase: protein MKKPIVGIIMGSDSDLPTMQEAAVILEEFGIAFEMKITSAHRTPNFMASYSSSALRRGIKIIIAGAGGAAHLPGMSASHTPLPVIGVPIKTKSLNGLDSLLSIAQMPGGVPVATVAIGSGKNAGLLAVQMLGISDKKLMKKMIEYKKRLEKESLGKNKHLNRE from the coding sequence ATGAAAAAACCAATCGTCGGAATAATCATGGGAAGTGATTCCGATCTTCCTACTATGCAGGAAGCAGCAGTCATTCTTGAAGAATTCGGAATTGCGTTTGAAATGAAAATCACTTCGGCACACCGTACACCAAATTTTATGGCTTCTTATTCCTCATCAGCATTGCGCCGAGGGATCAAAATCATCATTGCGGGAGCCGGCGGAGCAGCACATTTGCCGGGAATGTCGGCATCACACACTCCCTTGCCGGTGATTGGTGTACCGATTAAAACGAAGTCATTGAATGGTTTGGATTCGCTACTTTCCATCGCACAAATGCCCGGTGGAGTTCCTGTGGCAACAGTAGCAATCGGCAGTGGAAAAAACGCAGGATTACTTGCAGTTCAAATGCTTGGCATCAGCGACAAAAAATTGATGAAGAAGATGATTGAGTATAAAAAGAGGTTGGAGAAAGAGTCGTTGGGAAAAAATAAACATTTGAATAGAGAGTAA
- a CDS encoding isoprenyl transferase: MAKGMARPASQDKKLQERLQKNGHIPQHIAVIMDGNGRWAKKRALPRVAGHHEGVNSVRDIVETCGQLGVKYLTLYTFSTENWNRPKDEVSILMRLLVSSLRDERDRLHNNNVRVKTIGDFASLPQDAQDEFLDAIELTKNNTGLTLILALSYSGRWDITNSVRRIAEQVKEGKLSPESITDEVVALNLATKNIPDPDLLIRTSGELRISNFLLWQLAYSEMYVTEVLWPDFRRNQLYAAIESFQTRERRFGKVSEQIGAPSKSSSKNYVRRLLKSVSGI; encoded by the coding sequence TTGGCTAAAGGTATGGCTCGTCCGGCGAGCCAGGATAAAAAACTGCAAGAACGTCTGCAAAAAAACGGTCACATACCACAACACATTGCTGTGATTATGGATGGGAACGGAAGATGGGCAAAGAAGCGTGCGCTTCCGCGTGTGGCTGGGCATCACGAAGGGGTCAATTCCGTTAGAGATATCGTTGAAACATGCGGTCAACTTGGTGTTAAATATCTTACGTTATATACTTTTTCCACTGAAAATTGGAATCGTCCCAAAGATGAAGTTTCTATATTAATGCGGTTGTTGGTTAGTTCTCTACGTGATGAACGGGACCGACTACATAATAACAATGTGCGTGTAAAAACAATCGGCGATTTTGCATCATTGCCGCAGGATGCTCAAGATGAATTTCTTGATGCAATTGAATTGACGAAGAATAATACCGGCCTGACCCTGATTCTTGCATTAAGCTACAGCGGACGATGGGATATCACGAACAGTGTGCGACGAATAGCGGAACAAGTGAAAGAAGGAAAACTCTCACCGGAATCGATTACTGATGAAGTGGTGGCTCTTAATTTAGCAACGAAAAATATTCCCGACCCGGATCTGTTGATACGGACAAGCGGTGAGCTTCGGATCAGTAATTTTCTTCTTTGGCAGTTAGCATATTCAGAAATGTACGTTACCGAAGTACTATGGCCGGACTTTCGTCGCAATCAGTTATATGCAGCCATCGAGTCGTTTCAAACCCGTGAACGTCGGTTCGGTAAAGTGAGTGAACAAATTGGGGCCCCATCGAAATCTTCTTCTAAAAACTACGTGCGGCGGCTGTTAAAAAGTGTTTCTGGAATCTAA
- the bamA gene encoding outer membrane protein assembly factor BamA — protein sequence MTIKQISIALLCVVGMLFAQQGPQQKQYKILGISVAGNKLAEPAAIIGNSGLKIGDEITIPGEQTRNSILRLWNLKIFANVDIQSENIVNDGVYLLIVVEEFPRLEKVEYVGNEELDADDLDKKINLTKGQIISPQEINKVSKIIKKAYEEEGYLHAKVDGELIDATDSISKGRKILKLTITEGSDARVREVQFFGNKHFDDSDLESELPDVHTTAWWKFWRTGKLEKKKYEEAKKKLVDFYKKNGFRDAELISDSVSFSDDKEDIILKLFVFEGPQYKIRNIKWDGNTVFKTEALDQRLGFQSGEVYDMEKFEQNLRGNQDQSDVASLYFDNGYLTVQIEPEEQKVSENEIDITIRVRERNQFKISGVEIRGNSKTQERVIRRELYVRPGDYFSRSNIIRSIRQLSVLNYFNPEKIKPDTKFVDDKNVDIVLDVEEKSSDTFNASVGYSGAFGATGALGLTFNNFDITEPFSGGGGQVLNFDWQFGEGSRYRTFSVSFREPWVYDTPTSFGFSLYDTKQDYYYSIHQRGGTISVGRRFKFPDDYFSATWTFRFQKLDVFNVGSSYFYQEGTSSQFSISQVIQRNSVNSPLFPTQGSNISLFTEIAGSPILPGTAQYNKHIFSADWYIPVFNSSRVALFFGSQYGAIFPYKKNSYIPYIETFYMGGTGLGQIATTPLRGYEDRSIGPVNVNGQYIPAHAMAKHTVELRFNVALNPIPIYFLAFAEAGNTWENLAKSEMFDLKRSAGLGARLLINPIGLLGFDYGYGYDNISAGIKSPAGWKFHFQFGRGF from the coding sequence ATGACAATAAAACAAATAAGTATTGCGCTTCTCTGCGTCGTCGGAATGTTGTTTGCACAGCAGGGACCGCAGCAAAAACAGTATAAAATTCTCGGTATCAGTGTAGCGGGCAATAAGCTTGCGGAACCGGCGGCCATCATAGGAAATTCAGGTTTGAAAATCGGCGATGAAATTACGATTCCCGGCGAACAAACCCGAAATTCGATTCTGCGGTTATGGAATCTGAAAATTTTTGCCAATGTCGATATCCAGTCTGAGAATATCGTCAATGACGGAGTATATCTGTTGATTGTGGTGGAAGAATTTCCGCGCTTAGAAAAAGTGGAATATGTCGGCAACGAAGAACTTGATGCAGATGATCTTGATAAAAAGATTAATCTCACCAAAGGTCAGATTATTTCCCCGCAAGAAATCAATAAAGTCTCCAAGATTATTAAAAAAGCATACGAGGAGGAGGGATATTTACATGCAAAGGTCGATGGAGAACTGATCGATGCAACAGATTCCATATCAAAAGGTCGAAAGATTTTGAAGTTGACAATAACGGAAGGAAGCGATGCCCGTGTTCGTGAGGTACAATTTTTCGGTAATAAACATTTTGACGACAGCGATCTTGAAAGCGAACTGCCGGATGTGCACACAACAGCATGGTGGAAATTTTGGCGCACTGGAAAATTAGAGAAGAAAAAATACGAGGAAGCGAAGAAAAAGCTTGTTGATTTTTATAAGAAGAATGGTTTCCGTGATGCTGAATTGATCTCCGATTCTGTTTCGTTCAGCGACGATAAGGAAGATATCATTTTGAAATTATTCGTTTTTGAAGGCCCGCAATATAAGATTCGCAACATTAAATGGGATGGGAACACTGTTTTTAAGACCGAAGCGTTGGATCAACGTCTCGGTTTTCAGTCCGGCGAAGTATACGACATGGAAAAGTTTGAACAGAATCTTCGTGGAAACCAAGACCAATCAGATGTTGCATCTCTCTATTTTGACAATGGGTATTTGACCGTTCAAATCGAACCGGAAGAACAAAAAGTTAGTGAGAATGAAATTGATATCACAATTCGTGTTCGGGAGCGTAACCAATTTAAGATCTCCGGGGTCGAAATCCGCGGAAATTCGAAAACACAGGAGAGGGTGATACGCCGCGAACTGTACGTTCGTCCGGGAGATTATTTCAGCCGTTCGAATATCATCCGCAGTATCCGTCAATTATCGGTTCTGAACTATTTTAATCCGGAAAAAATAAAACCGGACACGAAATTTGTTGATGACAAGAATGTTGATATTGTGTTGGATGTAGAAGAAAAATCGAGCGATACATTTAATGCCTCCGTCGGTTACAGTGGCGCATTTGGAGCTACCGGTGCTTTGGGTTTAACCTTCAATAATTTCGATATTACTGAACCGTTCTCGGGCGGCGGCGGACAAGTACTCAATTTCGATTGGCAGTTTGGTGAAGGGTCGCGGTACAGAACATTTTCAGTATCATTCCGCGAACCGTGGGTGTATGATACACCGACCTCGTTTGGTTTCAGTTTGTACGACACCAAGCAAGACTATTATTATTCTATCCATCAGCGCGGCGGAACGATCAGTGTAGGACGTCGATTCAAATTTCCGGATGACTATTTTAGTGCCACTTGGACTTTCCGCTTCCAAAAACTGGATGTGTTTAATGTCGGCTCATCATATTTTTATCAAGAAGGAACGTCGAGTCAGTTTAGTATTTCGCAGGTTATTCAGCGCAACAGTGTGAATAGTCCGTTGTTCCCCACACAGGGAAGCAATATTTCACTCTTTACGGAAATTGCAGGATCGCCGATCCTTCCAGGAACTGCGCAGTACAACAAACATATTTTTTCTGCTGATTGGTATATCCCCGTGTTTAATAGTTCACGCGTAGCATTGTTTTTTGGTTCGCAATACGGAGCCATCTTTCCTTACAAGAAAAATTCCTATATTCCGTATATCGAAACATTCTACATGGGCGGAACGGGACTTGGACAGATTGCGACCACACCGTTACGCGGGTACGAAGATCGAAGTATTGGTCCTGTGAATGTGAATGGACAGTACATTCCGGCACATGCAATGGCCAAGCACACGGTAGAGCTGCGATTTAATGTTGCTCTTAACCCAATTCCGATTTACTTTCTTGCGTTTGCGGAAGCTGGCAACACCTGGGAGAATTTGGCAAAGTCCGAAATGTTCGATCTGAAACGTTCTGCTGGATTGGGAGCTCGCTTGTTGATCAATCCAATCGGACTGTTGGGATTTGATTACGGTTACGGTTATGATAATATCTCAGCAGGAATTAAAAGTCCTGCAGGGTGGAAATTCCACTTCCAGTTTGGAAGAGGATTCTAG
- a CDS encoding OmpH family outer membrane protein yields MKKFFFVLFVFATALFAQQQSVLKIGYVNSETIIKDLPEAKDSQAKLESILKGWQEEIEKRGQALQAKYEEYQKQSNMLNESSKQAKQKELVEDEQKLNQYRQEKQQELAVQREKIMKPIQEKVFKAIEKVAKDKKLSFVFDRATEVPVLYADPQYDYTPDVLIFLKRGGK; encoded by the coding sequence GTGAAAAAGTTTTTCTTTGTACTATTCGTGTTTGCTACGGCACTGTTTGCTCAACAACAGTCGGTTTTGAAAATTGGTTATGTGAATTCCGAAACAATCATTAAAGATTTGCCGGAAGCAAAAGATTCACAAGCAAAATTAGAATCGATTCTTAAAGGATGGCAGGAAGAGATCGAAAAACGCGGGCAGGCTCTTCAGGCGAAATATGAAGAATACCAAAAGCAATCCAATATGTTGAACGAATCGTCAAAACAAGCAAAACAAAAAGAACTTGTTGAGGACGAACAGAAATTGAATCAATACCGCCAGGAAAAACAGCAGGAACTTGCCGTTCAACGCGAAAAAATTATGAAACCGATCCAGGAAAAAGTATTCAAAGCGATCGAAAAAGTAGCCAAAGATAAAAAATTATCTTTCGTATTCGATAGAGCGACAGAAGTTCCGGTGTTATATGCAGACCCGCAATATGACTATACGCCTGACGTTCTCATCTTTTTAAAACGCGGCGGAAAGTAA
- a CDS encoding OmpH family outer membrane protein, protein MKKTVLLFGLLSMAIFSNAQTKIAFINSSTVMEQLPEAQDAQKQIDGLAQQWQTELTQMASDMQKKVEDYDKRKLIMSDKRRAEVEKELQDLDKKIVDFRNQKFGTSGEMFTKQNELMKPIQEKIFKAVKDVADEESYDYVVDRSNSTMLLFANAKHDLTQKVISKLLQK, encoded by the coding sequence ATGAAAAAGACTGTTTTGTTGTTTGGATTGCTTAGCATGGCAATTTTTTCAAATGCACAGACAAAGATCGCGTTTATTAATTCTTCTACGGTGATGGAACAGCTGCCTGAAGCACAGGATGCGCAGAAGCAGATTGACGGTCTTGCTCAACAATGGCAGACGGAACTGACTCAGATGGCTTCTGATATGCAGAAGAAAGTTGAGGATTATGACAAACGTAAATTGATCATGTCCGACAAACGCAGAGCGGAAGTAGAGAAAGAGCTGCAGGATCTTGATAAAAAGATCGTCGATTTCAGAAATCAAAAGTTCGGAACAAGCGGAGAAATGTTCACGAAGCAGAACGAACTGATGAAACCGATTCAGGAAAAGATCTTTAAAGCAGTAAAAGACGTTGCGGACGAAGAATCGTATGATTATGTCGTGGACAGAAGTAATTCCACGATGCTTCTCTTTGCGAATGCAAAGCACGATCTAACCCAAAAAGTGATTTCAAAATTACTTCAAAAATAA
- a CDS encoding 5-(carboxyamino)imidazole ribonucleotide synthase, producing the protein MHIFSVVFLNDSERLNTDQRILANAYNSHYLYNDNNVGPQVVRHFIFEKPLTLMFKKICIGILGGGQLAKMSTLAASRLGFEVAIMEKEMRSPAGQLTHNESIGWVDDELVMKSFIHHCDVVTLENEFVDHHRIEFFEQLGKRVFPSSTTIGLIQDKLLQKKTLKKNKIPVPEFLEVREKQTFQEISAKLGVPFILKSRKMGYDGYGNAVVHDEKEFHAGVKHLSNRHNNLMAESFVDFSMELAVMVARTVHEIKTYPVVQTIQKNHICHTVIAPAQIPKHIAQHAEEIAIASVKAVKGFGIFGVEMFLGNDSSIIVNEMAPRPHNSGHYTIEACVTSQFENHIRSVLELPLGSTEMLKPHAVMINLLGKMHPQHSQEMYRVALEHPNAHLHVYGKESSRVGRKMGHVTIVGDNLAKILKEATAIEAKISL; encoded by the coding sequence ATGCATATTTTCTCCGTCGTTTTTTTGAATGATAGCGAAAGATTGAATACCGATCAACGAATTCTTGCTAATGCATACAATTCACATTATCTTTATAACGATAATAATGTCGGACCACAGGTAGTCCGACATTTCATTTTTGAGAAACCCCTTACCCTCATGTTCAAAAAGATCTGTATCGGAATACTTGGCGGCGGCCAACTGGCAAAGATGTCGACATTGGCTGCATCCCGCCTTGGCTTTGAAGTTGCCATCATGGAGAAGGAAATGCGCTCCCCTGCCGGTCAATTAACCCACAATGAATCGATCGGCTGGGTGGATGATGAATTAGTGATGAAATCGTTCATCCATCACTGCGACGTTGTAACCTTAGAGAATGAATTTGTAGACCACCATAGAATTGAGTTTTTTGAACAGCTCGGCAAAAGAGTTTTCCCATCTTCCACAACAATCGGACTTATTCAAGATAAACTGCTTCAGAAAAAAACTCTCAAAAAGAATAAGATCCCTGTTCCTGAATTCCTGGAAGTGAGGGAGAAACAAACGTTTCAAGAGATTTCGGCAAAACTCGGCGTTCCGTTCATTTTAAAGTCACGCAAAATGGGATATGATGGATACGGAAATGCAGTTGTTCATGACGAGAAAGAATTCCATGCTGGGGTAAAGCATCTCTCCAACCGCCATAATAATTTAATGGCGGAATCGTTTGTGGATTTTTCGATGGAACTGGCGGTGATGGTGGCACGAACGGTACATGAAATTAAAACATATCCTGTTGTTCAAACGATTCAAAAAAATCATATTTGCCACACTGTGATTGCACCGGCTCAGATCCCAAAACATATCGCACAACATGCAGAAGAAATAGCCATCGCTTCGGTAAAAGCGGTCAAAGGATTCGGAATTTTCGGCGTGGAAATGTTCCTGGGAAATGATTCATCAATTATCGTAAATGAAATGGCGCCTCGTCCCCACAATTCAGGTCATTACACAATTGAAGCATGCGTTACTTCCCAATTTGAGAATCATATTCGATCCGTATTGGAATTACCGCTCGGCTCTACGGAGATGTTAAAACCACACGCTGTCATGATCAATCTGTTAGGGAAAATGCATCCTCAACATTCGCAGGAGATGTATCGGGTGGCCTTGGAGCATCCAAATGCTCATTTGCATGTGTATGGTAAAGAAAGTTCGCGAGTCGGAAGAAAGATGGGACACGTCACTATCGTCGGCGATAATTTAGCGAAGATCCTCAAAGAAGCGACAGCGATTGAAGCGAAGATTAGTTTATAA
- a CDS encoding bifunctional UDP-3-O-[3-hydroxymyristoyl] N-acetylglucosamine deacetylase/3-hydroxyacyl-ACP dehydratase produces MLVQQRTIKKPVSMSGVGLHTGTQCTMTFRPAPENYGIRFRRVDIGGSPEIPADVDHVVDVARGTTLGIGDVRVHTTEHVLAAIVGLLIDNIIIDIDGIEPPIGDGSAKPYVDVLQEAGFDMQDAPKDYLVIDQMVEYKDEKRGVHIVALPTDDFRMTVMVDYNNPALGSQHTGIFDLEKEFVPEFSMCRTFCFLHEVEQLREAGLIKGGSLDNAIVIADRDLPDEELRRVADKLGIKESIFLGGHGQPINNKALRFKNEPARHKLLDMVGDLALIGVPLKAHILAARPGHAANVEFAKIVRKLYQQKKIVKKYQHEKKHGIIFDVAALQRILPHRYPFLLVDKIVEFKLNERCVGVKSVTMNEQFFQGHFPGAPVMPGVLIIEGMAQTGGILLLDGSDTNDRLVLFMGINNAKFRRQVVPGDQLVYELTMVNRRSKVCTMRGEAYVDGQLVCEAEMMATIVDRPKIPQS; encoded by the coding sequence ATGTTAGTTCAGCAACGCACAATTAAAAAACCTGTTTCCATGTCTGGTGTTGGACTGCATACCGGAACGCAGTGCACAATGACATTCCGACCCGCTCCCGAAAATTATGGAATTCGTTTCCGCCGTGTGGATATTGGCGGATCCCCAGAAATACCGGCGGATGTTGACCATGTTGTTGATGTAGCGCGCGGCACAACGCTTGGTATTGGAGATGTCCGCGTTCACACAACGGAACATGTGCTTGCTGCAATTGTTGGATTGCTGATTGATAATATCATTATTGATATCGACGGAATTGAACCACCTATCGGAGATGGGAGTGCAAAACCGTACGTTGATGTGCTGCAAGAGGCCGGTTTTGATATGCAGGATGCTCCGAAAGATTATCTTGTTATTGACCAGATGGTCGAATATAAAGATGAGAAGCGCGGAGTGCACATTGTTGCGTTACCGACGGATGATTTTCGTATGACGGTGATGGTTGATTATAACAATCCGGCACTGGGAAGTCAGCACACGGGTATTTTCGATCTGGAAAAGGAATTCGTACCGGAATTTTCGATGTGCCGAACATTTTGTTTCCTTCACGAGGTGGAACAATTGCGTGAAGCTGGATTGATTAAAGGGGGCTCATTAGATAATGCAATCGTCATTGCAGACAGAGACCTTCCTGATGAGGAGTTGCGTCGAGTTGCGGATAAACTGGGAATTAAAGAATCGATTTTTTTAGGTGGACACGGGCAACCGATTAACAACAAAGCGCTCCGCTTTAAGAATGAACCGGCGCGTCATAAACTGCTCGATATGGTCGGCGATCTTGCGTTAATCGGTGTACCGCTAAAAGCACACATTCTTGCCGCTCGACCTGGTCATGCTGCGAATGTTGAATTTGCGAAGATTGTCCGCAAACTTTATCAACAGAAGAAAATTGTTAAAAAATATCAGCACGAGAAAAAACACGGGATCATTTTTGATGTGGCCGCATTGCAGAGAATACTTCCGCATCGGTATCCATTCCTGCTTGTCGATAAAATTGTTGAATTTAAATTGAATGAGCGATGTGTCGGTGTAAAAAGTGTGACAATGAACGAGCAGTTCTTTCAAGGACATTTTCCCGGAGCACCAGTGATGCCCGGCGTGTTGATTATTGAAGGGATGGCACAGACGGGAGGAATATTGTTACTGGATGGTTCGGATACGAACGATCGGCTTGTATTGTTCATGGGAATCAACAATGCAAAATTCAGAAGACAGGTTGTTCCCGGTGATCAATTAGTGTATGAATTAACCATGGTCAACCGCAGAAGCAAAGTCTGCACAATGCGCGGTGAAGCGTATGTGGACGGACAACTTGTCTGCGAAGCTGAAATGATGGCGACAATAGTCGATCGTCCAAAAATCCCACAATCCTAA
- a CDS encoding NAD(P)/FAD-dependent oxidoreductase encodes MKSEYPVVVIGGGAAGMIAAWRAASLGARIILLEKNTKPGIKILISGGGKCNITNGRDIQSMLRQFQTNESRFLKYSFHTFTNEDLLELLHHEGVETYTREDNKVFPKSHDAEDVVNALRAMMDKVNVELRLQSPAKEIFKNSDGTFNIKTNREIIKASKVIIATGGSSYQKTGTTGDGFRWMEKLGHTIVPIRPALTPILLHPSPPSLWQGTPIRDCKLMAISQNKIISEWKGDVLLTHFGISGPATLEVSRNAYLAFELGQQVEMCVDFYPEITLEQMDERFIREISSNPSRSILTLIEQLVPQKLAEYILVEVKITFAKKLHQLSKAERKEIVKVLKRFSVGKVKDIPLDRGEVTAGGVALNEVDPTTMQSKIAKGLYLCGEILDIAGPVGGYNLQAAFSTGVVAGNHAGNSAVIIDESQE; translated from the coding sequence ATGAAATCTGAATATCCGGTTGTCGTGATTGGCGGAGGTGCTGCTGGAATGATTGCAGCATGGCGTGCTGCATCTCTGGGTGCTCGCATTATCCTGCTGGAAAAAAATACGAAACCCGGAATTAAAATCCTTATTTCCGGTGGAGGTAAATGTAATATTACTAACGGAAGAGATATCCAATCAATGTTGCGGCAGTTCCAAACGAACGAATCCCGCTTTCTGAAATACTCATTCCACACATTCACCAACGAAGACCTTCTTGAACTTCTTCATCATGAAGGAGTAGAAACCTATACGCGAGAGGATAATAAAGTATTTCCAAAAAGCCATGATGCGGAAGATGTTGTGAATGCCCTTCGCGCAATGATGGATAAGGTCAATGTTGAACTTCGACTCCAGTCTCCTGCCAAGGAGATTTTTAAGAATAGTGATGGAACATTCAACATAAAAACCAATAGAGAGATCATTAAAGCATCAAAAGTGATTATTGCAACCGGGGGTTCATCGTATCAAAAAACGGGTACGACTGGTGATGGATTTCGATGGATGGAAAAATTAGGACACACGATTGTCCCTATCCGTCCTGCACTTACCCCAATTCTTCTTCATCCTTCCCCTCCATCGTTGTGGCAAGGAACTCCTATCCGCGATTGCAAACTCATGGCAATCAGTCAAAACAAAATTATTTCAGAATGGAAGGGTGACGTTCTTCTCACACACTTTGGCATCTCCGGACCTGCAACATTGGAAGTAAGTAGAAATGCATATCTAGCGTTTGAACTAGGACAACAAGTGGAAATGTGTGTTGATTTTTATCCCGAGATAACGCTTGAGCAAATGGATGAGCGATTCATTCGAGAGATCTCTTCCAATCCCTCCCGCAGCATTTTAACACTTATCGAACAGTTAGTTCCTCAAAAACTTGCCGAATATATTTTAGTCGAAGTAAAAATCACTTTCGCAAAAAAATTACATCAGCTTTCAAAAGCAGAACGAAAAGAAATCGTAAAAGTGCTAAAGCGTTTTTCCGTTGGGAAAGTGAAGGACATTCCTCTGGATCGCGGTGAAGTCACTGCCGGAGGTGTTGCTTTAAATGAAGTTGATCCTACAACAATGCAATCCAAAATCGCAAAAGGGCTCTATTTGTGCGGTGAAATACTGGATATTGCCGGTCCTGTGGGAGGTTATAATTTGCAAGCAGCATTTTCTACAGGAGTTGTAGCTGGAAACCATGCGGGGAACAGTGCGGTTATTATCGATGAGTCGCAGGAATAA